Part of the Gordonia crocea genome is shown below.
GTCGGAGGCGAGGCGCCGTCGCTGTCTAAGCTCGGCGGCTCGGACTGGCAGAACACCAAGCGCAAGGCCCGCAAAGCGGTGCGCGAGATCGCCGGCGAGCTCGTCCAGCTCTACGCTGCGCGGCACGCTGCGCCCGGTCACGCCTTCGCCGCCGACACCCCGTGGCAGCAGGAGATGGAGGACGCGTTCGACTTCACCGAGACGCAGGACCAGCTCACCGTCATCGCCGAAGTGAAGTCCGACATGGAGCGCCCGGTGCCGATGGACCGCGTCATCGTCGGCGACGTTGGCTACGGAAAGACGGAGATCGCCGTGCGGGCCGCGTTCAAGGCCGTGCAGGACGGCAAGCAGGTCGCGGTCCTCGTCCCGACGACCATCCTGGCCCAGCAGCACCTGCAGACCTTCACCGAGCGCATGTCCGGGTTCCCGGTGACTATCCGCGGACTGAGCCGGTTCACCGAGGCCGCGCAGGCGCGCGAGACGATCGAGCAGATGGCGCACGGCCAGGTCGACATCGTCATCGGCACGCACCGACTGCTGCAGACCGGCGTGCGGTGGAAGGACCTCGGCCTGGTCATCGTCGACGAGGAGCAGCGCTTCGGCGTGGAGCACAAGGAGCACATCAAGTCGCTGCGCACCCACGTCGACGTCCTGACCATGTCGGCGACGCCGATTCCGCGCACGCTGGAGATGTCGATGGCCGGGATCCGCGAGATGTCGACCATCCTCACCCCGCCCGAGGAGCGCCACCCGGTGCTCACCTATGTCGGGGCGTATTCGAGCAAGCAGGTGGCGGCGGCGATCCGCCGCGAGCTGCTGCGCGACGGCCAGGTGTTCTACGTGCACAACCGGGTGTCGTCGATCGACAAGACGGCGCGGGAGTTGGCGCAGATGGTGCCCGAGGCGCGGATCGCCGTCGCCCACGGCCAGATGAACGAGGACCAGCTCGAGTCGACGGTCACCGGTTTCTGGAACCGCGAATACGACATCCTCGTGTGCACCACGATCATCGAGACCGGTCTGGACATCGCCAACGCCAACACGCTCATCGTCGACCGCGCCGAGCATTTCGGGCTGTCGCAGCTGCACCAGTTGCGCGGCCGGGTCGGGCGCAGCCGCGAGCGCGGCTACGCCTACCTCTTCTACAGCCCCGACCGCCCGCTGACCGAGACCGCCTACGACCGCCTCGCGACGATCGCCCAGAACAACGAGCTGGGGGCCGGGATGGCGGTGGCGCTAAAGGACCTCGAGTTGCGCGGGGCCGGCAACGTGTTGGGCGCCGAGCAGTCCGGGCATGTCGCGGGCGTCGGCTTCGACCTTTATGTGCGCCTGGTCGGGGAGGCCGTTCAGGCCTACCGCGCCGCTGCCGACGGCCAACCGTTGACCACCGAGGAGACCAAGGAGGTGCGCATCGACCTCCCCGTCGACGCGCACATCCCGGTCGACTACGTCGACGCCGACCGGCTGCGGTTGGAGGCCTACCGCAAGTTGGCCGCCGCGGCCGACGACGACGAGGTCGACGCGGTGCTCACCGAGATCACCGACCGGTACGGCCCGCCGCCCACCGAGACGCTGCGGCTCGCCGCGATCGCCCGCCTGCGCCTGCGGGCCCGGGAGTTGGGGATCACCGAGATCACCGTCGCGGGCACGCAGATCCGGATTTCGCCGCTGCCGCTGCCGGACAGCCTGCAGGTGCGGCTCAAGCGGCTCTACCCTGCGGCGACCTATCGGCCCACCACGTCGACGGTCGCGCTGCCGATCCCCAAAGCGGGCGGCATGGGGTCGCCGCTGCTGCGCGACGAGCCGTTGATCGACTACCTCACCACCATGTTGAGCCAGGTGACTCGCCGGGATTAGCGCGCTGATGCGAGCGAATTCCGCCTGTGTGGTGTGAAATACCAGTAACCGAGGAATGGGGAGTCATGACCGTCGTCCTGTTGGACCCGCAGAAGCAGGACCTGCTGCCGTTCGCCGCTGCGAAGCTGGTGAACGGGCCCGTGCAGGTCACCGAGGACGTCACGGCATCGGTGTTGTGGGCGCTGCCGCACGCCCAGGTGGCCGTCGGCGACGACGGTGATCCGGCGACGGTGTTGATCAGCACGGACCCCGACCACCCGTTGGTCCACGTCCGCATCGAGCGGGGCGAGGTGCTGCTCGCGCCGCCGGTCGAGGTCACGCCGCCGCGCCGGTCCGGCACGACGCTGCTCGACGCCGTCGAACTGATGGACCATTTGCGCGCCAACGGTCCGTGGGAGAGTCGGCAGACCCACGACTCGCTGCGCCGGTTCGCCCTCGAGGAGGTGTACGAACTCCTCGACGCGATCGACGTCGGAACCATCGCCGACCTCCGCGACGAGCTGGGCGACCTCCTCCTCCAAGTGCTGTTCCACGCCCGGATCGCCGCCGACCATCCGACCGAGCCGTTCGACATCGACGACGTCGCGCAGGCGTTCATCGACAAGGTGACGCGCCGCACGCCGGGGGTGCTATCCGGCGAGCACAGCGACCTCGAGCGCCAGATCGCCGACTGGGAGGCGGCGAAGGCGGCCGAGCGGGAACGCGGGTCGGTCCTCGACGGGATCGTGACCACCGCGCCGGCCCTGTCGTTGGCGCAGAAGGTGCTCGAGCGGTTGGCCGCCGCCGGGTTCCCGCGCTCCCAGGTCGACCCCGCGCTGCTGCGCGTGGACATCGAACCGGGTGCCGACTCGGTGGAGGATGCGACGCGCCAGCGCACCCTGGACCTGATGGACCTCGTCTACCACGCGGAGGGGCGGGCGGCGCAGGAGGGCATCACCCTCAACACCCCCGACCTGTGGTTGTTCTATCTCGGCGTGCCGGTGGAGCAAACCGGGTACGACGACCCGCCGACCGAGGAAGTCCCACCGGTGGCGGCCGAACCGCGCACCGATCGGATCCCGACGACCGACCCGGCCGACATGGCCGCGGCGCCGGCGCCGACCGCCTATTTCCCGGCGGAGCCCGAGTTCGTGGGCCCGGTGTCGGAATCGCAGGAACTCATCGGCGAGGGTTTCGTCGTCGATCTGAACCCGATCGACCCGAATCCGCCGATCACCCACTTCCCGACGATCATCCGGCCGGGAACCGGCGAGTCGGTGCTCAGTTCGCCCAGGCACTTGGCGCCGGACCCCGAGCCCGAGCCGGACCCCGTGCTCGAAGTCGAGCCGGAGCCCGTGCTCGAAGTCGAGTCGGAGCCCGAACCCGAGCCAGAACCGGAACCCGAGCCCGAACCGGAGCCGGAACCAGAGGTGAAGCGACCGTTCCGGATCCGGGTGTCCGACGAGCCCGAGGTGACCTCGACGGTGCCGCGGCCGGTCGACGCCGACGACCCGATCCGCACACGCGCGCCGCGGGTGCCGGAGGCGCCGTCGGGGCGGATCATCTTCTCCACGGAGTAGCCGCGCGGGTCAGCCGAACAGGGCCTGGCCCCACCACTGGCCGTCGGAAAGGCCGGGGGGACAGGCGAATACGGCCGAACCGTTGGGAATCAGGTATTCGGTCAGCGCATCGTCGAGCATCAGTTTGCGCTGCATCGGCACGAATTGTTTGCCGGGGTCGCGGCAGAACGCGATGAAGAACAATCCGGCATCGAGGTGGCCGAAGCCGTCGGAGCCGTCGGTGAAGTTGTAGCCGCGGCGCAGCAGGCGCACACCGTCGTTGAATTCTGGATGTGCCAGTCGCACATGGGAATCCGCCGGGATCAGCGGCGCCGCGCCGGTGGTGATGGCGAAGTTGGGATCGGCGAACTCCGCGTCTTGGCCCAACGGAGCACCAGACCCCTTCTCCCGGCCGATGATCTGCTCCTGTTCGAGCAGGTTCGAGCGGTCCCACGGTTCGATGTCCATGCGGATGCGCCGGGTGACCAGATAGCTGCCGCCGGTCATCCAGTCGGCCGGGCCGGGTTGTCCCGGTCGTCGACCCACACCCACTCGTCGAGCAGCGCGGTGTCCTCGGCCCGCAGGTTGGCGGTGCCGTCCTTGAACCCGAACAGGTTGCGCGGGGTCGATTGGGACCGCGTCGTACTCGACGTGCGGCCGAACCCCAGTTGCGACCAGCGGACCGCCACCACGCCGAAGCCCATCCGGGCCAGGTTGCGGACGGCGTGCACCGCGACCTGCGGGTCGTCGGCACATGCTTGGACGCAGATGTCGCCGCCGGAACGATTCGGGTCGATCCGTTCCCTGGGGAAAGCGGGCAGGTCGACCAGTGCCGCGGGCCGGCGCGCGGCCAATCCGAACCGGTCGCGGCGGTCCGGCTTGAGTGGGGTCGGCCCGAACAGGCCGGGGCCGAAACCGATGGTGAGCGTGAGATTCGACGCGGGCAGGCCCAGCGCCTCACCGGTGTCGGCCGGCGGCGAGTACTGACCGAGGCCGACGGCGCCGTTCGGCGTCGTCTCCTCGCCCCGGGTCATCCGCTCGGCGGCGGTGGTCCATGCCCGCAACAACGCGGCGAGTTCGGCCTTGTCGTCGGTGACGACGTCGAAGGCGACGAAGTGCAGCCGATCCTGCGCCTCGGTGACGATCCCGGCCTGCCGCTTTCCGCGGAACGCGACGCTGCCGACGTGGACCGCGTCGGGAGCGGTGGCCCGGCCGGCGGCGCCACCGGCGACGGCGGCGCCGGTGAGCGCCGCCGCCGCCGCTCCCGCGCCGATGACCCGGCGCCGTGAAATCTCCATCAGTCCACGGTAGCGGTGGTATCGGCTACTTGCTCATCACCACGGCGGGGACCTTCGACAGCGTCGCGGACAAGGCGTCGATCTTCGCCGAGAGCGCCTTGCGGGTGGCCTCGTCGACCTTGTCGTAGGAGACGTAGCCGGTGCCCTCGCGGAGCTTGTCGATCGCCGCGTTGATCTCGTCGAACTGCTTGGTGATCGTCTCCATCAGCTTCGGGTCGCGCTTCTTGATGATCGGCTGCAGCTCGCCGATTAGGCGCTGGCTGCCTTCGACGTTGGCCGCGAAGTCCCACAGGTCGGTGTGGGAGTAGCGGTCCTCCTCGCCGGCCACCTTGGTCTTGGCGATCTCGTCGATGAGCGCCTTGGGGCCCTGCACGAAGAGCTGGGTGTCAAAGGTGAAGTCGGGCTTGTCGACTTCGGTCTTCAGCGCCCGGACGTTGGTCAGCAACTCGTCGGCTGCCTTGTGGATCTCTTCGGTGGTGTCGGCCTTCTTGGCGTTTGCGGCGTCGGCCGGGGAGACCTTGCCGTCGGCGTCGCCGATCTCGTCGGCCTTCGGCGGCCACAGGTAGCGCTCGATCCGGTGGAAGCCGGTGAAGCGCTCGGTCCCGTCGGCGGTGTCGTCCCAGCGCATGTCGATCTTCGGGTCGAGGTCGCTGAACGACTCGGCCACCGGCTCGATCCGCTCGTAGTAGCTGCGGGTGGGGCCGAACAGTTCGCGGGCCTTGTCGTAGTCGCCGCGCTTGATGGCGTCGACGAAGGTGACGGTCGCCGCCTCGAGGTTGGCGACCTCCTGGCGGACGAAGGCGAGGTAGCGCTTCTTGGCCTGCTCGACGTCGGCGGGGGCCTCGTTCTTGGTCTTCTCCTCGCCGGTCACCGTGATGGTCTGGCGGATACCGGTGCCGACCATACCGGGCTTGCAGGCGACCTCGTAGGTGCCCGGCTTCACCAGCTCGACGGTGAGCTTGCCGCTGACGCCGGGCGCGATGTTCTCGACCTCGCCGAGGACGCGCGAGCCCTCGAAGACGTAGAACTCGGTGACCTTGGAGCCGTTGTTGGTGACCTTGAACCCGACGGACCCGGTGGCCGCCGTCGTCGGATCCAGGTTGCACTCGGTGTCGGTGGAGGTGACCGCCAGTGTCGTCGCGGCGGAGTCCTTGGCCACACAACCGGTGAGGGCCAGCGGCACGACGACGGCGACGGCGCCGAGCGCGGCCGCCGTCGTCGGGAAGCGGAAGGTGTCACGCATGGGTGGAGCCTTTCGGTGAGGGTGATTGTGATGGGGAGGGGGATGATTCGGAGGGGGTGGGGGAGTCAGACGGGCGGGCCGCAGGGGCGCGGCGGCCGCCGAGTTGTCGGCGCAGGAAGATCGGCAAGACGATGGCGATGTAGAGCAGCCACGCCGCGACCTGCAGCCAGGTCGGGTCGGGGCGGAAGTTGAAGATCCCGGCGAGGATCGACCCGTACCAGGAGTCGAGTTGGTAGCCGGTCAGGTGGAAGGCGAGCTCGCCGTGCCCGGGGAGCCAGTCGAGCCACCCGTAGCTCTCCATCGCGCGGACGCCGTAGGCCAGGATTCCGGCCGCGACGAAGACGAGGAAGGTGCCGGTGAGGGTGAAGAAGACCGTGAAGTTGATCCGCACCGCGCCGAAGTAGAGGCCGACGGTGATGGCCACCGCGACCAGGATCCCCACCAGCAATCCGAGGAGCGGGACTATTCCGCCGGAGACACTCTCGGCGTACCCGGCCATCAACAGTGCGGTCTCGAGTCCTTCGCGTCCGACCGCCAGGAAGGCCAAGAGGAAGACTGCGAACGGCCCGGTGGCGAGGGCATCGGACAGGCCGGCCTTCAGGTCGCCGGACAGGTGCGCGGCGGCCTTGCTCATCCACAGCAGCATGTAGGTGACGATCGCCACGGCGACCAGCGAGGCGACCCCGGCGACCAGTTCGGCGTATTTCGAGTCGATCGTCGACGTGCCGAACTGGATGCCCAGGAAGACCGCGACCAAGATGACCAGGGCCAGCCCGACACCGAGCCAGACGTAGCGCAAGGCATCGCGCCGGTCGGATTTCACCAAGAAGGCGACGAGGATCATGACCACGATCCCGGTCTCGAGGCCCTCGCGCAGACCGATGACGCTGCTCCCGGTGAGTTGGGTCAGCAGCGAGGCCGTCGGCTCGGCAGCGGCAAAGGTCGGCATGCGGGACTCCGTCCTCGGAAAAGGTGAGCCTAACCGAAAAACGATGTACGCGCGCACCGGGTTCGGCGAGAAGGAAGAGGTTGCCCCGACCGCGATATGGAACAATCGGACAGACAGTCTTCCAGGGGGTTCTTCCATGACCGGCACGGGGCGCCGCGGGCGCTTGGCGATGATGGCGTTGGCGTTGGTCGCCATCGCCGTCGTCGGTGCGGGCTGCGTCGACCTGCCCTCGCGGCACCGGATGAACATCCCCAAGGGCGTCCCGCCCGGCGCCGGCGCCCCCGTCCCGTACATCGACATCCACCGCCCGGGTCGCACCGCCGACCGGTTGAACGCATGGGCCCGGCCCATCTCGAACGCGACGGGGATAGGGGTGACGGCGCTGGAGGCCTACGGCAACGCGGCGGAGATCCAGCGCCAGCAGCATCCCGAGTGCGGGATCGCCTGGACCACCCTGGCCGGTATCGCGGGGACCGAGAGCAAACACGGCCGCCACCACGGCGCCCGGGTCGCCCTCAACGGCGACACCAGTCCGCCGATCCGGGGCCCCGAACTCGACGGCACCAACGGGAACATGCGCATGGTCGACCAGGTGCACCCGACGCGCGCCGACGGCAGCCCGAACTACGTGCGGGCCGAGGGCCCCTTCCAATTCCTGCCGGAAACCTGGCAGCGCTACGGCGTCGACGCCAACGGCGACGGCAAGGCCGATCCGGACAACATGGACGACGCCGCCCTGTCGGCGGCGCGCTATCTGTGTGTGGCCGCCGGCGGTGACATGACCACCGCACGCGGCTGGACGGCCGCACTCATGGTCTACAACCAGTCGCGGCCGTATGCCGAAGAGGTCCGCGACCGCGCCAACGCCTACTCGGTCAACGTTCGGTACTGAGCGCACGGGCCGCAACGCCCGGTATTACCCTTGGTGAAACACCACACCAACGCACCATGAGGGGTAGACAGCCGTGGCAATGATCGAGCAGGTGGGCGCGCGCGAGATTCTCGACTCGCGCGGAAACCCGACCGTCGAAGTCGAGGTGGCTCTGGAGGACGGCACGCTCGCCCGCGCGGCAGTGCCGTCGGGCGCGTCGACCGGTGAGCACGAGGCCGTGGAGCTGCGCGACGGCGGCGACCGCTACGGCGGCAAGGGCGTCCAGAAGGCGGTGAAGGCGGTCCTCACCGAGATCGCCGAGGAGATCGTCGGCTACGAGGCCGATGACCAGCGCCTCGTCGACCAGGCCCTCCTGGACCTCGACGGCACCGCCGACAAGTCGCGACTGGGCGCCAACGCGCTGCTGGGTGTCTCGCTGGCGGTGGCCAAGGCCGCCGCAGAGTCTGCCGCGCTGCCGCTGTACCGCTACGTGGGCGGTCCCAACGCCCACGTGCTGCCGGTGCCGATGATGAACATCATCAACGGCGGTGCCCACGCCGACTCCGGCGTCGACGTCCAGGAATTCATGATCGCCCCCATCGGCGCCTCGACCTTCGCCGAATCGCTGCGCTGGGGTGCCGAGGTGTACCACTCGCTCAAGTCGGTGCTGAAGGCCAAGGGCCTGTCCACCGGCCTCGGCGACGAGGGCGGGTTCGCCCCCAACGTCGCGGGCACCACCGAGGCGCTCGGCATCATCTCCGAGGCCATCACCGGGACCGGTCTGCGCTTCGGCACCGACGTCGTGCTGGCGCTCGACGTGGCGGCCACCGAGTTCTACACCGCCGGCAGCGGCTACGCCTTTGAGGGTGCCACCCGCTCGGCGGAGGAGATGGCGCAGTTCTACGCGAAGCTCGTCGACGAGTTCCCGCTGGTCTCGATCGAGGACCCGCTGTCCGAAGACGACTGGGAGGGCTGGGTCGCCCTGACCGAGGCCATCGGCGACAAGGTGCAGCTGGTCGGCGACGACCTGTTCGTCACCAACCCCGAGCGCCTCGAGCGCGGCATCGTCGAAGGTGCGGCCAATGCGCTGCTGGTCAAGGTGAACCAGATCGGCACGCTGACCGAGACCCTCGACGCGGTGGCGCTGGCCCACAACAACGGCTACAAGACGATGATGAGCCACCGGTCGGGCGAGACCGAGGACACCACCATCGCCGATCTGGCGGTGGCGTGCGGCTGTGGCCAGATCAAGACCGGTGCGCCGGCGCGCAGCGAGCGGGTGGCCAAGTACAACCAGCTCCTGCGCATCGAGGAAGGCCTGGGCGATGCGGCACGGTACGCCGGGGACCTCGCCTTCCCGCGGTTTTCGCCGCAGGCGTGATTAGCTAGAAGGTATGGCAGAGCGCAGAAACGAACGGGCGGGCCGGGCACGGTCCGCCCGTTCGTCGCGTTCGCGTCCGGCCTCGGCCCGGCCGGCGTCGCCGCGTCAGGCCGCCGGGCGGCGACCGCGCAACCCGGCGCCGACGAGCGGCACCGGCCCCATCACCGACGCGATCAGTCTCGACCTGATCGGGGAGGACGGCAACGGTCCGTTCGACGACTCGGCCACGGCCGTCCTCGACGTCGTCGCCGACGATTCCGACGAGACGTCCACGGCGCAGAAAGCCGCAGCCGAGAAAGCCGCAGCCGAGAAGTCTGGGGCCGAGAAGTCTGCGGCGCGCCGCGCCCGCCTCGAAGCGGCCGGCCGCGCGCCCGCCGCCGCCCTGGCGGCCCGGTGGCACCGGCTCAACCCGCGGCGTGCGATCGTGCTCGCCGTCGTCCTCGGATTCGTGGCGCTCACGCTGGCCGTGCCGCTGCGCACCTACTTCTCCCAGCGCGCCGAGCTCGACCAGGTCCGTGCGGCCAATGCGGCGGTCGAGCGCGAGAACGCCGAGCTGACCCGCAAGGTCAACGAGCAGGGCGACCCGGCCTACGTCGAGGCGCAGGCCCGGGCCCGGCTGCGGTACGTCCGGCCGGGCGAGATCCCGTTCGTGTTGGAGATCCCCGGGCGCGACCGGGAGGCCCAGGAACGACGACGGGCCGCCGAACGCGCAGCCAACCCGTGGTATGCCAATCTGTGGGACTCGGTGTCGACACCGCCGGCGAAGTGATGCCGCGGTGAATGTGTCACAGGCCGATTTGGCCGTTGTCGCCGAGCAACTCGGCCGAGAGCCGCGCGGCGTCCTGGAAATCAGTTACCGCACCCCCGACGGGCGTCCGGCGGTGGTGAAGACGGCGCCGCATCTACCCGACGGGACTCCGTTCCCGACGCTGTACTACCTGACCGATCCGCGCCTCACCTCGGCGGCGAGCCGGTTGGAGTCCTCGGGCGTGATGAAGACGATGACCGAGCGGCTGGCCGCCGACGAGGAGTTGGCCGCGGCTTATCGCCGTGCCCACGAGAGCTATCTGGCCGAGCGCGACGAGATCGAATCGCTGGGCACCGACTTCAGCGGCGGCGGCATGCCCGACCGGGTCAAATGCCTGCACGTGCTGATGGCGCACTCGCTGGCCAAGGGGCCCGGCCTCAACCCGTTCGGCGACGAGGCCGTCGCGCTGGCCTGCGATGACGGGTTGCGGGGGACGGCGCTGCCGGCGGATTGGCCGGCCTCGACCCCACAACCGGAGGAGCAGCAGTGATCCGAGTGGCCGCCGTGGACTGCGGGACCAACTCGATCCGCCTGCTCGTCGCCGATCCGGCGCGCGACGGGGCCGGGCTGACCGACCTGCACCGCGAGATGCTCGTGGTGCGCCTCGGCCAGGGCGTCGACGCCACCGGCCGGTTCGCCGACGAGGCCATCGAGCGGACCCGCGCGGCGCTGTCCGGCTACGCGGCGACGATGCGCGAGCTCGGCGTCGAGCGCGTCGACATGGTCGCCACCTCCGCCACCCGCGACGCGGCGAACCGCGACGACTTCTTCGCCATGACCGCCGAGTTGCTGGGCACCGTCGTCCCCGGCGCCGTGGCCCGAGTCATCACCGGCGACGAGGAGGCGCGGCTGTCCTTCCGCGGTGCGGTCGGCGACCTGGACCCGGCATCGGGTCCGTTCGCGGTCACCGACCTCGGCGG
Proteins encoded:
- the mfd gene encoding transcription-repair coupling factor produces the protein MHTPVLHGLAQSVCADPTFTGLTAHLESARLSITAPDAARPFAVAALAQATTDPLLVVSANGREAEDLVTELRELLDDADAVALFPSWETLPHEKLSPSADTVGQRLSVLHRLAEPGSSLRVVVTTVRSLVQPMAPGLGKLSAITLREGDEIDFDGLLASLVEMAYERVDLVGRRGEFAVRGGILDIFPTTAEHGVRIEFFGDEITDVRAFSVADQRTHPDIDPGPVIIHACRELLLTEPVRRRAAALLDEQEGGSELSSMLAKLSEGIPVEGMEALIPVLVDGELELLTEAIPGNSLVLLLDPEKIRTRATDLAATGKEFLDAAWTAAGMGADAPLTKEFSASAYRPLDDVAEATTAAGRRWWTLSPLSTGADDEVVLDVAPGPAPRGHEDEIAATFAQLRAHVTDGGRAAIVVAGKGTAARVAERLGEAEVPSTMADDGQAPVADAVTIYHGTLRNGIVCTGAGSAGVRAENASATPLVVVTEADLTGTRVAGTRDGRKLGAKRRNQVDPLALTSGDLVVHDQHGIGRFVEMIERTVSGARREYLVLEYAPSKRGQPGDRLYVPMDSLDQLSRYVGGEAPSLSKLGGSDWQNTKRKARKAVREIAGELVQLYAARHAAPGHAFAADTPWQQEMEDAFDFTETQDQLTVIAEVKSDMERPVPMDRVIVGDVGYGKTEIAVRAAFKAVQDGKQVAVLVPTTILAQQHLQTFTERMSGFPVTIRGLSRFTEAAQARETIEQMAHGQVDIVIGTHRLLQTGVRWKDLGLVIVDEEQRFGVEHKEHIKSLRTHVDVLTMSATPIPRTLEMSMAGIREMSTILTPPEERHPVLTYVGAYSSKQVAAAIRRELLRDGQVFYVHNRVSSIDKTARELAQMVPEARIAVAHGQMNEDQLESTVTGFWNREYDILVCTTIIETGLDIANANTLIVDRAEHFGLSQLHQLRGRVGRSRERGYAYLFYSPDRPLTETAYDRLATIAQNNELGAGMAVALKDLELRGAGNVLGAEQSGHVAGVGFDLYVRLVGEAVQAYRAAADGQPLTTEETKEVRIDLPVDAHIPVDYVDADRLRLEAYRKLAAAADDDEVDAVLTEITDRYGPPPTETLRLAAIARLRLRARELGITEITVAGTQIRISPLPLPDSLQVRLKRLYPAATYRPTTSTVALPIPKAGGMGSPLLRDEPLIDYLTTMLSQVTRRD
- a CDS encoding MazG family protein — translated: MTVVLLDPQKQDLLPFAAAKLVNGPVQVTEDVTASVLWALPHAQVAVGDDGDPATVLISTDPDHPLVHVRIERGEVLLAPPVEVTPPRRSGTTLLDAVELMDHLRANGPWESRQTHDSLRRFALEEVYELLDAIDVGTIADLRDELGDLLLQVLFHARIAADHPTEPFDIDDVAQAFIDKVTRRTPGVLSGEHSDLERQIADWEAAKAAERERGSVLDGIVTTAPALSLAQKVLERLAAAGFPRSQVDPALLRVDIEPGADSVEDATRQRTLDLMDLVYHAEGRAAQEGITLNTPDLWLFYLGVPVEQTGYDDPPTEEVPPVAAEPRTDRIPTTDPADMAAAPAPTAYFPAEPEFVGPVSESQELIGEGFVVDLNPIDPNPPITHFPTIIRPGTGESVLSSPRHLAPDPEPEPDPVLEVEPEPVLEVESEPEPEPEPEPEPEPEPEPEVKRPFRIRVSDEPEVTSTVPRPVDADDPIRTRAPRVPEAPSGRIIFSTE
- the efeO gene encoding iron uptake system protein EfeO, translated to MRDTFRFPTTAAALGAVAVVVPLALTGCVAKDSAATTLAVTSTDTECNLDPTTAATGSVGFKVTNNGSKVTEFYVFEGSRVLGEVENIAPGVSGKLTVELVKPGTYEVACKPGMVGTGIRQTITVTGEEKTKNEAPADVEQAKKRYLAFVRQEVANLEAATVTFVDAIKRGDYDKARELFGPTRSYYERIEPVAESFSDLDPKIDMRWDDTADGTERFTGFHRIERYLWPPKADEIGDADGKVSPADAANAKKADTTEEIHKAADELLTNVRALKTEVDKPDFTFDTQLFVQGPKALIDEIAKTKVAGEEDRYSHTDLWDFAANVEGSQRLIGELQPIIKKRDPKLMETITKQFDEINAAIDKLREGTGYVSYDKVDEATRKALSAKIDALSATLSKVPAVVMSK
- the efeU gene encoding iron uptake transporter permease EfeU; translated protein: MPTFAAAEPTASLLTQLTGSSVIGLREGLETGIVVMILVAFLVKSDRRDALRYVWLGVGLALVILVAVFLGIQFGTSTIDSKYAELVAGVASLVAVAIVTYMLLWMSKAAAHLSGDLKAGLSDALATGPFAVFLLAFLAVGREGLETALLMAGYAESVSGGIVPLLGLLVGILVAVAITVGLYFGAVRINFTVFFTLTGTFLVFVAAGILAYGVRAMESYGWLDWLPGHGELAFHLTGYQLDSWYGSILAGIFNFRPDPTWLQVAAWLLYIAIVLPIFLRRQLGGRRAPAARPSDSPTPSESSPSPSQSPSPKGSTHA
- a CDS encoding lytic transglycosylase domain-containing protein translates to MTGTGRRGRLAMMALALVAIAVVGAGCVDLPSRHRMNIPKGVPPGAGAPVPYIDIHRPGRTADRLNAWARPISNATGIGVTALEAYGNAAEIQRQQHPECGIAWTTLAGIAGTESKHGRHHGARVALNGDTSPPIRGPELDGTNGNMRMVDQVHPTRADGSPNYVRAEGPFQFLPETWQRYGVDANGDGKADPDNMDDAALSAARYLCVAAGGDMTTARGWTAALMVYNQSRPYAEEVRDRANAYSVNVRY
- the eno gene encoding phosphopyruvate hydratase — its product is MAMIEQVGAREILDSRGNPTVEVEVALEDGTLARAAVPSGASTGEHEAVELRDGGDRYGGKGVQKAVKAVLTEIAEEIVGYEADDQRLVDQALLDLDGTADKSRLGANALLGVSLAVAKAAAESAALPLYRYVGGPNAHVLPVPMMNIINGGAHADSGVDVQEFMIAPIGASTFAESLRWGAEVYHSLKSVLKAKGLSTGLGDEGGFAPNVAGTTEALGIISEAITGTGLRFGTDVVLALDVAATEFYTAGSGYAFEGATRSAEEMAQFYAKLVDEFPLVSIEDPLSEDDWEGWVALTEAIGDKVQLVGDDLFVTNPERLERGIVEGAANALLVKVNQIGTLTETLDAVALAHNNGYKTMMSHRSGETEDTTIADLAVACGCGQIKTGAPARSERVAKYNQLLRIEEGLGDAARYAGDLAFPRFSPQA
- a CDS encoding FtsB family cell division protein codes for the protein MAERRNERAGRARSARSSRSRPASARPASPRQAAGRRPRNPAPTSGTGPITDAISLDLIGEDGNGPFDDSATAVLDVVADDSDETSTAQKAAAEKAAAEKSGAEKSAARRARLEAAGRAPAAALAARWHRLNPRRAIVLAVVLGFVALTLAVPLRTYFSQRAELDQVRAANAAVERENAELTRKVNEQGDPAYVEAQARARLRYVRPGEIPFVLEIPGRDREAQERRRAAERAANPWYANLWDSVSTPPAK
- a CDS encoding DUF501 domain-containing protein → MNVSQADLAVVAEQLGREPRGVLEISYRTPDGRPAVVKTAPHLPDGTPFPTLYYLTDPRLTSAASRLESSGVMKTMTERLAADEELAAAYRRAHESYLAERDEIESLGTDFSGGGMPDRVKCLHVLMAHSLAKGPGLNPFGDEAVALACDDGLRGTALPADWPASTPQPEEQQ